A stretch of Vigna angularis cultivar LongXiaoDou No.4 chromosome 4, ASM1680809v1, whole genome shotgun sequence DNA encodes these proteins:
- the LOC108330565 gene encoding E3 ubiquitin-protein ligase UPL1, with product MASLRSSLPSRLRQLLSSEGSIGPSVKLDYDPPPKIKAFIEKVIQCPLQDIAIPLFGFRWEYNKGNFHHWRPLLLHFDTYFKTYLSCRNDLTLSDNLEVDVPLPKHAILQILRVIQIILENCPNKSSFDGLEHFKLLLASTDPEIIIATLETLAALVKINPSKLHGSAKMVGCGSVNSYLLSLAQGWGSKEEGMGLYSCIVANEKAQDEALCLFPSDVENGSDQSNYCMGSTLYFELHGPIAQSKEQSVDTVSSSLRVIHIADMHLRKEDDLTMLKQCIEQYNVPPELRFSLLTRIRYARAFRSARISRLYSRICLLAFVVLVQSSDAHDELVSFFANEPEYTNELIRVVRSEETISGSIRTLVMLALGAQLAAYTSSHERARILSGSSMNFTGGNRMILLNVLQRAILSLKSSNDPTSFAFVEALLQFYLLHAVSTSSSGSNIRGSGMVPTFLPLLEDSDPAHIHLVCLAVKTLQKLMDCSSSAVSLFKELGGVELLAQRLQIEVHRVIGLVGENDNAMLTGESSRLSTHQLYSQKRLIKVSLKALGSATYAPTNSTRSQHSHDSSLPATLVMIFQNVDKFGGDIYYSAVTVMSEIIHKDSTSFSSLHEMGLPNAFLSSVVSGVLPSSKALTCIPNGLGAICLNAKGLEIVRETSSLQFLSNIFTSRKYVLAMNEAIVPLANSVEELLRHVSSLRSTGVDMIIEIIHKIASFGDGIDAGSSSGKANEDSAMETNSEDKENESHCCLVGTTETTAEGIDDETFIQLCIFHLMVLIHRTMENSETCRLFVEKSGIEALLKLLLRPTVAQSSDGMSIALHSTMVFKGFAQHHSTPLAHAFCTSLREHLNVALTGFGASSGPLLLDPKMTTDNIFSSLFLVEFLLFLAASKDNRWVTALLTEFGNGNKDVLENIGRIHREVLWQIALLENVKPDIEDDASCSTTDSPQADVDANESAEQRYNSIRQFLDPLLRRRTSGWSVESQFFDLINLYRDLGRVPGSQHRSNSVGATNRRLGSSNQLHSSESADVSGAVNKKECDKQRTYYTSCCDMVRSLSFHITHLFQELGKVMLQPSRRRDDIVSVSPASKSVASTFAIIALDHMNFGGHVEEASISTKCRYFGKVIDFIDGILMERPESCNPILLNCLYGHGVIQSVLTTFEATSQLLFAVNRTPASPMETDDGNGKQDDDKEDTDHLWIYGSLASYGKFMNHLVTSSFILSSFTKPLLAQPLSGDTPFPRDAEIFVKVLQSMVLKAVLPVWTHSQFVDCSHEFISNVISIIRHVYSGVEVKNVNGNARITGPPPNETTISTIVEMGFSRARAEEALRHVGSNSVELAMEWLFSHPEDTQEDDELARALAMSLGNSESEPKDAAASDCVPQLEEEVVHLPPVGELLSTCTKLLQKEPLAFPVRDLLMMICSQNDGQYRSNVVTFIVDRIKECGLVSGNGNNTMLAALFHVLALILNEDVVSREAASKSGLINITSDLLCQWDSSLGSREKHQVPKWVAAAFLALERLLQVDQKLNSEIAELLKKEAVNVQQTSVLIDEDKQHKLQSALGLSTKYADVHEQKRLVEIACSYMKNQVPSDTMHAILLLCSNLTRNHSVALTFFDAGGLSSLLSLPTSSLFPGFDNVAAGIVRHVIEDPLTLQQAMESEIKHSLVAASNRHPNGRVNPRNFLLSLASVISRDPIIFMEAAQSVCQVEMVGERPYIVLLKDRDKEKSKEKDKSLEKDKPHNNDGKVSLGSTISAAPGNVHGKLHDSNSKNVKYKKPTQSFVNVIELFLESICTFVAPPLKDDNVSNVTRGSPASSEMDIDVSAIRGKGKAVATVSGGNETSSEEASASLAKIVFILKLLMEILLMYSSSVHVLLRRDAEMSSNNRGFNQKSHSSVGAGGIFYHILRNFLPYSRNSKKDKKVDGDWRQKLATRANQFMVAACVRSSEARRRVFTEISHIINEFVDSCNGIMPKPPGNEIQVFVDLLNDILAARTPAGSSISSESSVTFMDAGLVKSFTHTLQVLDLDHADSSKVATGIIKALELVTKEHVHSVELTAGKGDNQTKPSDPSQSGRMDNIDHTSQSPSMETISQANHDSLQVDRVGSYNVIQSYGGSEAVTDDMDQDQDLDGSCAPANEDDFMHETGEDARGHQTGIENVGLQFEIQSHGQENLDDEDEGDMSGDEGEDVDEDDEDDEEHHDLEEDEVHHLPHPDTDHEDHEIDDDFDEVMEEEEEEDEDEDDEDGVILRLEEGINGINVFDHIEVFGRDNSFPNESLHVMPVEVFGSRRPGRTTSIYSLLGRSGDNAAPSRHPLLVGPSSFHPSTVQSDSITESSTGLDNIFRSLRSGRHGHRLNLWSDTNPQSSGSNPGAVPQGLEEFLVSQLRRPTSDKSSDNNVAEAGPQNKVEVSQMHNSASSQLEIPVENNVIQGGGNVTPASIDNTDNNADIRPVGNGTLQTDVSNTHSQAVEMQFEHNNDAAVRDVEAVSQESSGSGATFGESLRSLDVEIGSADGHDDGGERQVSADRIAGDSQAARTRRATVPFGLSSPVGVRDASLHSVTEVSENSSRDADQEGPAAEQQVNSDAGSAAIDPAFLDALPEELRAEVLSAQQGQVAQPSNAESQNNGDIDPEFLAALPPDIRAEVLAQQQAQRLHQSQELEGQPVEMDTVSIIATFPSELREEVLLTSSDAILANLTPALVAEANMLRERFAHRYSRTLFGMYPRSRRGETSRREGIGSGPDGAGGNITSRRSAGAKFVEADGAPLVDTEALHAMIRLFRIVQPLYKGQLQRLLLNLCAHSETRISLVKILMDLLLLDVRKPASYFSAVEPPYRLYGCQSNVMYSRPQSFDGVPPLLSRRILETLTYLARHHPYVARILLQFRLHHPAVRQPDNADVARGKAVMVVEDETNAGYISIAMLLGLLKQPLYLRSIAHLEQLLNLLDVIIQSARSKSNSSDRSQISTEPVSGPQISAMVVDVNIDSVISSAPEASPQVNECSKPTASSNKECQAQQVLCDLPQAELQLLCSLLALEGLSDNAYGLVAEVMKKLVAIAPIHCKFFVTHLAEAVRNLTSSAMDELRTFSEAMKALLSTTSSDGAAILRVLQALSSLVTSLAEKENDGITPALSEVWGINSALEPLWHELSSCISKIEAYSESVSESITPSRASVSKPSSVMPPLPAGSQNILPYIESFFVFCEKLHPAQSNASIVTSVPVISDVEDASTSGNRQKTSGPATKLDEKHAAFAKFSEKHRKLLNAFIRQNPGLLEKSFSLMLKTPRFIDFDNKRSHFRSKIKHQHDHHHSPLRISVRRAYVLEDSYNQLRMRSTQDLKGRLTVHFQGEEGIDAGGLTREWYQLLSRVIFDRGALLFTTVGNESTFQPNPNSVYQTEHLSYFKFVGRVVGKALFDGQLLDVHFTRSFYKHILGVKVTYHDIEAIDPAYFRNLKWMLENDISDVLDLTFSIDADEEKLILYERTEVTDYELIPGGRNIKVTEENKHQYVDLVVEHRLTTAIRPQINAFLEGFNELIPRELISIFNDKELELLINGLPDIDLDDLRANTEYSGYSGASPVIQWFWEVVQSFSKEDKARLLQFVTGTSKVPLEGFSALQGISGSQRFQIHKAYGSSDHLPSAHTCFNQLDLPEYPSKQHLEKRLLLAIHEANEGFGFG from the exons ATGGCAAGCCTGAGATCGAGTTTGCCTTCGAGGCTGCGCCAACTTCTATCGAGCGAGGGTTCCATTGGCCCTTCCGTCAAACTCGACTATGACCCT CCTCCCAAGATCAAAGCCTTCATTGAGAAGGTCATTCAATGTCCATTACAAGATATAGCTATACCCCTCTTTGGCTTTCGGTGGGAGTATAATAAG GGGAATTTTCATCACTGGAGACCATTGCTGCTTCATTTTGATACATATTTCAAGACATATTTATCATGTCGAAATGACCTGACATTGTCTGATAATTTAGAAGTTGACGTTCCATTACCAAAACATGCAATTCTACAAATACTGCGGGTGatacaaataattttagagAACTGTCCAAACAAGAGTTCTTTTGATGGCTTGGAG CACTTCAAGCTTTTACTAGCATCAACAGATCCTGAGATTATTATTGCAACATTAGAAACTCTTGCAGCACTTGTAAAAATAAATCCTTCTAAGCTTCATGGAAGTGCGAAAATGGTTGGCTGTGGTTCAGTGAATAGCTATCTCCTGTCCCTAGCACAAGGGTGGGGAAGCAAGGAGGAGGGCATGGGTTTGTATTCGTGTATTGTGGCAAATGAGAAAGCTCAGGATGAAGCACTCTGTTTGTTTCCTTCAGATGTAGAGAATGGTAGTGACCAATCCAATTACTGCATGGGTTCTACtctttattttgaattgcatGGACCCATTGCTCAAAGCAAGGAACAAAGTGTTGATACAGTTTCCTCAAGTTTGCGAGTTATTCACATAGCAGATATGCATTTGCGCAAAGAAGATGATTTGACAATGTTGAAGCAATGCATTGAACAATATAATGTTCCCCCAGAGCTCCGATTTTCATTACTCACAAGAATTAGATATGCTCGTGCCTTTCGGTCTGCGAGAATAAGCAGGCTTTATAGCAGGATCTGTCTTCTTGCTTTTGTTGTGTTGGTTCAATCCAGTGATGCTCATGATGAACTTGTGTCCTTTTTTGCTAATGAACCAGAATACACCAATGAATTAATTAGAGTTGTGCGATCTGAAGAAACCATATCTGGATCTATAAGAACACTTGTAATGCTTGCATTAGGGGCCCAATTAGCAGCATACACCTCATCTCATGAACGTGCACGGATATTGAGTGGATCTAGTATGAACTTCACCGGAGGGAACCGCATGATACTACTGAATGTACTTCAAAGGGCTATTTTGTCATTGAAGAGTTCAAACGATCCAACTTCCTTTGCTTTTGTTGAGGCACTTCTTCAATTTTATCTGCTGCATGCAGTGTCAACGTCATCTTCTGGAAGTAACATCAGAGGTTCTGGCATGGTACCCACATTCTTGCCTCTTTTGGAGGATTCTGATCCTGCTCATATTCATCTTGTTTGTTTAGCAGTGAAAACCCTTCAGAAACTTATGGATTGCAGTAGTTCAGCTGtatctttgtttaaagagttgGGAGGTGTCGAGCTTTTGGCTCAAAGATTGCAGATAGAGGTTCATAGAGTCATTGGGTTGGTTGGAGAGAATGATAATGCGATGCTCACCGGTGAAAGCTCTAGGCTTAGTACTCATCAGCTTTACTCTCAGAAGAGGCTGATAAAAGTGTCTCTTAAGGCTCTTGGTTCTGCAACGTATGCCCCTACAAACTCTACTAGATCTCAACACTCCCATGATAGTTCATTACCTGCAACTTTAGTAATGATTTTTCAGAATGTAGATAAGTTTGGAGGTGACATTTATTACTCAGCTGTTACTGTTATGAGTGAAATAATTCACAAAGATTCTACATCCTTTTCTTCTTTACATGAAATGGGTCTTCCCAATGCTTTTTTATCTTCAGTTGTATCTGGAGTACTTCCTTCATCAAAGGCTCTAACATGCATTCCGAATGGCCTTGGGGCTATTTGTCTTAATGCCAAAGGCTTAGAGATTGTTCGAGAAACTTCTTCGCTGCAGTTTCTTTCCAACATCTTTACAAGCAGAAAGTATGTTCTTGCCATGAACGAAGCTATTGTTCCTCTCGCAAATTCTGTGGAGGAACTTCTTCGACATGTGTCTTCTTTGAGAAGTACTGGTGTTGACATGATCATTGAAATCATCCATAAAATTGCATCCTTTGGAGATGGGATTGATGCAGGTTCTTCTTCAGGAAAAGCTAATGAGGACAGTGCAATGGAAACCAATTCTGaagacaaagaaaatgaaagtcaTTGTTGCCTTGTAGGTACCACTGAAACTACTGCTGAAGGGATAGATGATGAGACATTCATTCAGCTTTGCATTTTTCATTTGATGGTATTGATTCACCGTACTATGGAAAATTCTGAAACATGTCGGCTATTTGTAGAAAAATCAGGAATTGAAGCTTTATTGAAGTTGCTTTTACGACCTACAGTTGCACAATCCTCGGATGGCATGTCTATTGCTTTGCATAGCACCATGGTCTTTAAGGGTTTTGCTCAACATCACTCCACTCCTTTGGCACATGCCTTCTGTACCTCTCTTAGAGAGCACTTGAATGTAGCATTAACTGGGTTTGGTGCATCTTCCGGACCTTTGTTACTGGATCCAAAGATGACAACTGATAacatattttcttcacttttcctgGTTGagtttcttctctttcttgcTGCATCCAAAGACAACAGATGGGTGACTGCTTTGCTTACCGAATTTGGAAATGGTAATAAAGATGTTCTTGAAAACATTGGACGCATCCACCGTGAAGTTTTGTGGCAAATTGCTCTTCTTGAAAATGTAAAGCCTGATATAGAAGATGATGCTTCTTGTTCTACTACTGATTCACCACAGGCAGACGTTGATGCAAATGAAAGTGCAGAACAAAGGTACAATTCTATCAGGCAGTTTCTTGATCCTTTACTCAGGAGGAGGACTTCAGGATGGAGTGTAGAATCACAATTTTTTGACCTTATTAACCTGTATCGAGATCTAGGACGTGTTCCTGGTTCTCAGCACCGATCAAATTCTGTTGGTGCTACAAACAGGCGGTTAGGATCCAGTAATCAGTTGCATTCTTCTGAGTCTGCAGATGTTTCAGGAGCTGTGAATAAGAAGGAATGTGACAAGCAGAGAACGTATTATACCTCCTGTTGTGACATGGTTAGATCACTTTCATTTCACATAACACATTTGTTCCAAGAGTTAGGAAAAGTAATGCTGCAACCTTCTCGCCGTCGTGATGATATTGTGAGTGTGAGCCCTGCTTCAAAATCAGTGGCTTCTACTTTTGCTATCATTGCTTTAGATCACATGAATTTTGGTGGCCATGTTGAGGAAGCATCCATATCAACAAAATGTCGCTATTTTGGTAAAGTCATTGATTTTATAGATGGGATTCTAATGGAAAGGCCCGAGTCCTGCAatcccattttactgaattgcTTGTATGGGCATGGAGTTATTCAATCAGTATTGACTACATTTGAAGCCACTAGTCAGTTGCTATTTGCAGTTAATCGGACTCCTGCATCGCCAATGGAAACTGATGATGGGAATGGAAAGCAGGATGATGACAAGGAAGATACAGATCATTTGTGGATATATGGTTCTTTAGCTAGTTATGGTAAATTTATGAACCATCTAGTGACCTCCTCTTTCATATTATCTTCTTTCACAAAGCCTTTACTTGCACAACCCCTTAGTGGTGATACCCCCTTTCCACGAGATGCCGAGATATTTGTTAAAGTCCTCCAATCTATGGTGTTGAAAGCTGTGCTCCCAGTTTGGACTCATTCCCAGTTCGTTGATTGTAGTCATGAATTTATTTCTAATGTTATCTCTATCATTAGGCATGTTTATTCAGGGGTTGAAGTAAAAAATGTAAATGGCAATGCTCGTATTACTGGGCCTCCTCCTAATGAAACAACAATTTCAACCATTGTAGAGATGGGATTTTCCAGGGCAAGAGCTGAAGAAGCTTTGAGGCATGTTGGATCAAATAGTGTGGAATTGGCAATGGAGTGGTTGTTCTCCCATCCAGAGGACACTCAAGAAGATGATGAACTTGCACGTGCACTAGCCATGTCCCTTGGAAACTCTGAATCAGAGCCCAAGGATGCTGCTGCAAGTGACTGCGTTCCTCAACTTGAGGAAGAGGTGGTCCATCTTCCTCCTGTTGGTGAATTGTTATCAACTTGTACTAAACTTCTTCAAAAGGAGCCCCTTGCTTTTCCTGTCCGTGACTTGCTCATGATGATCTGCTCTCAGAATGACGGTCAATATAGATCCAATGTTGTCACTTTTATTGTTGATCGGATCAAGGAATGTGGATTGGTTTCTGGTAATGGAAATAATACCATGCTTGCTGCTTTATTTCATGTTCTTGCTTTGATTCTTAATGAGGATGTTGTTTCACGGGAAGCTGCTTCAAAGAGTGGTTTGATAAATATTACTTCAGATCTTCTCTGCCAGTGGGATTCTAGTCTTGGTAGCAGGGAGAAACATCAGGTGCCAAAATGGGTTGCAGCTGCCTTTCTTGCACTGGAGAGGCTTTTGCAAGTTGATCAAAAATTGAATTCTGAAATTGCAGAGTTGTTGAAGAAGGAAGCTGTGAATGTTCAGCAGACATCAGTTCTCATTGATGAGGATAAGCAACACAAATTACAATCTGCATTGGGACTTTCTACCAAGTATGCAGATGTACATGAACAAAAGAGGCTTGTCGAGATAGCTTGTAGTTATATGAAGAACCAAGTTCCCTCAGATACAATGCATGCTATTTTGCTACTTTGTTCCAATCTTACGAGGAATCATTCTGTTGCTCTTACCTTTTTTGATGCTGGTGGTTTAAGTTCACTTCTTTCTCTGCCAACCAGTAGCCTCTTTCCTGGTTTTGACAATGTTGCTGCTGGTATTGTCCGTCATGTTATTGAAGATCCACTAACTCTCCAGCAAGCAATGGAATCTGAGATAAAACACAGTCTTGTAGCTGCATCTAACCGCCATCCAAATGGTAGGGTCAATCCACGAAATTTCCTTTTAAGTTTGGCTTCGGTAATTTCCCGGGATCCAATAATATTTATGGAAGCTGCTCAATCTGTTTGCCAAGTTGAAATGGTGGGTGAAAGACCTTACATTGTCTTGTTGAAAGATCGGGATAAAGAGAAATCCAAGGAGAAGGATAAATCACTGGAGAAAGATAAACCACATAATAATGATGGAAAAGTTTCTTTGGGAAGTACAATCTCAGCAGCTCCTGGGAATGTGCATGGAAAACTTCACGATTCAAACTCAAAGAATGTCAAATACAAAAAGCCCACTCAAAGTTTTGTTAATGTGATAGAACTTTTTCTTGAATCTATATGCACATTTGTTGCCCCACCTCTGAAGGATGATAATGTTTCAAATGTCACCCGTGGCTCCCCTGCATCAAGTGAGATGGACATTGACGTTTCTGCAATTAGGGGGAAAGGAAAAGCTGTTGCCACTGTGTCTGGGGGAAATGAAACCAGCAGCGAGGAAGCATCTGCGTCACTTGCAAAGATAGTATTTATTTTGAAGCTTCTGATGGAGATATTGTTGATGTACTCATCATCTGTTCATGTTCTGCTTCGGCGGGATGCTGAAATGAGCAGCAATAATAGGGGCTTTAATCAAAAGAGTCATTCTAGTGTTGGTGCGGGAGGTATATTCTACCATATTCTTCGGAATTTTCTTCCTTATTCTCGAAATTCCAAAAAGGATAAGAAAGTTGATGGTGATTGGAGGCAGAAACTAGCAACCAGGGCTAATCAGTTTATGGTAGCTGCTTGTGTCCGGTCTTCAGAGGCAAGGAGGAGGGTTTTTACTGAGATTAGCCacataattaatgaatttgttGATTCATGTAATGGCATTATGCCAAAGCCTCCAGGCAATGAAATTCAGGTTTTTGTTGATCTACTTAATGATATTTTGGCTGCCCGGACACCTGCTGGCTCAAGCATATCATCTGAGTCCTCTGTAACTTTCATGGATGCTGGTCTAGTTAAATCTTTTACTCATACATTACAGGTTTTGGACTTAGACCATGCTGACTCGTCTAAAGTTGCTACTGGTATTATCAAAGCTCTTGAATTAGTAACCAAGGAGCATGTTCATTCAGTTGAATTGACTGCAGGAAAGGGTGATAATCAAACAAAGCCTTCTGATCCTAGTCAATCTGGAAGAATGGATAATATTGATCACACATCTCAGTCTCCGTCCATGGAAACAATATCTCAGGCCAATCACGATTCCCTTCAAGTTGACCGTGTTGGGTCGTACAATGTGATCCAGTCTTATGGTGGGTCTGAAGCTGTTACTGATGATATGGATCAGGATCAGGATCTTGATGGGAGCTGTGCTCCCGCTAATGAAGATGACTTCATGCATGAAACTGGTGAGGATGCTAGAGGCCATCAAACTGGAATTGAAAATGTGGGGCTACAATTTGAAATCCAATCTCATGGACAAGAAAATCTTGACGATGAGGATGAGGGTGACATGTCTGGAGATGAGGGTGAAgatgtagatgaagatgatgaagatgatgaggaacaccatgatttggaagaagatgaagtccATCACTTACCACATCCTGACACTGACCATGAGGATCATGAAATTGATGATGATTTTGATGAAGtgatggaggaggaggaggaggaagatgaggatgaggatgatgaagatggtgtTATACTAAGACTTGAGGAGGGAATtaatggaattaatgtttttgatCATATTGAGGTTTTTGGAAGAGACAATAGTTTTCCAAATGAATCTCTTCATGTGATGCCAGTTGAAGTTTTTGGATCTAGACGTCCAGGGCGTACCACCTCTATTTACAGCCTTTTGGGCAGGAGTGGTGATAATGCTGCTCCTTCACGTCATCCACTTTTAGTTGGTCCTTCCTCATTCCACCCATCTACTGTTCAATCAG ATAGTATAACAGAGAGCTCAACGGGGTTGGATAATATCTTTCGATCACTGCGAAGTGGACGTCATGGACACCGCTTGAACTTGTGGAGTGATACTAACCCGCAAAGCAGTGGGTCAAATCCTGGTGCTGTACCGCAGGGCCTTGAGGAGTTCCTTGTCTCTCAATTGAGGCGACCTACTTCTGACAAGTCATCTGATAATAATGTAGCAGAAGCAGGTCCTCAGAATAAAGTTGAGGTCAGCCAGATGCACAATTCTGCAAGTTCACAGCTAGAAATTCCAGTAGAAAACAATGTAATTCAGGGAGGTGGTAATGTGACTCCTGCATCAATTGATAACACTGATAATAATGCTGATATCAGACCTGTAGGGAATGGAACTCTGCAAACAGATGTATCAAACACTCACTCTCAGGCAGTTGAGATGCAGTTTGAGCATAATAATGATGCAGCCGTGCGAGATGTGGAAGCTGTGAGTCAGGAGAGTAGTGGTAGTGGGGCAACTTTTGGTGAAAGCCTTCGGAGCCTAGATGTTGAGATTGGAAGTGCTGATGGTCATGATGACGGTGGAGAAAGGCAGGTTTCTGCAGATAGGATTGCAGGTGATTCACAGGCTGCACGTACAAGAAGAGCAACTGTGCCTTTTGGTCTTTCTTCTCCTGTAGGTGTAAGGGATGCATCCCTCCACAGTGTTACTGAAGTTTCAGAAAATTCAAGCCGAGATGCAGATCAGGAAGGTCCAGCAGCTGAGCAGCAGGTGAACAGTGATGCTGGATCAGCAGCAATTGATCCTGCTTTTCTGGATGCTCTTCCTGAGGAGCTGCGTGCGGAAGTTCTCTCAGCCCAGCAGGGTCAAGTAGCTCAACCATCAAATGCTGAGTCACAAAACAATGGGGATATTGATCCTGAGTTCCTTGCAGCACTTCCCCCAGACATTCGAGCTGAAGTTCTAGCTCAGCAACAAGCACAGAGACTACATCAATCTCAGGAGTTGGAAGGGCAACCTGTTGAAATGGATACTGTCTCAATAATTGCAACATTTCCTTCAGAATTACGAGAAGAG gTTCTATTAACATCCTCTGATGCTATCCTTGCCAACCTTACACCTGCCCTTGTTGCTGAGGCAAATATGTTGCGGGAAAGGTTTGCACATAGATACAGTCGCACCCTCTTTGGTATGTATCCCAGAAGTCGCAGAGGTGAAACTTCTAGGCGTGAAGGTATTGGTTCTGGCCCAGATGGGGCAGGGGGAAACATCACTTCACGCAGGTCTGCTGGAGCTAAATTTGTTGAAGCTGATGGAGCACCTCTAGTTGACACTGAAGCTCTGCATGCCATGATTAGGCTATTTCGCATAGTTCAG CCACTATATAAAGGTCAATTGCAGAGGCTTCTTTTAAATCTTTGTGCCCATAGTGAAACCAGAATTTCCCTGGTGAAAATTCTGATGGACTTACTGTTGCTTGATGTAAGAAAGCCGGCTAGTTATTTTAGTGCAGTTGAACCTCCATACAGATTATATGGTTGTCAGAGCAATGTAATGTACTCACGTCCTCAATCTTTTGATG GAGTTCCCCCATTACTCTCTCGGCGAATACTTGAAACACTAACCTATCTTGCTCGCCATCATCCATATGTGGCAAGGATTTTGCTTCAGTTTAGGCTGCATCATCCTGCAGTGAGACAACCAGATAATGCTGATGTTGCACGTGGCAAAGCTGTGATGGTTGTTGAAGATGAAACAAATGCAGGATACATATCTATTGCAATGCTTTTGGGTCTCTTGAAACAACCCCTTTATTTGAGGAGCATAGCTCATCTTGAGCAG TTACTAAATTTGCTGGATGTTATCATTCAAAGTGCTAGAAGCAAGTCTAATTCATCTGACAGGTCTCAAATATCTACTGAGCCAGTATCGGGTCCGCAAATTTCTGCAATGGTGGTTGACGTGAATATTGATTCAGTTATATCTTCTGCTCCAGAGGCGTCTCCTCAAGTCAATGAATGCTCTAAACCCACAGCTTCCAGTAATAAGGAATGTCAGGCTCAGCAAGTATTGTGTGATCTACCACAAGCAGAACTTCAGCTTCTTTGCTCGTTGCTTGCTCTAGAAGG TTTGTCTGACAATGCATATGGTCTTGTTGCGGAGGTAATGAAAAAACTGGTGGCCATTGCTCCAATTCACTGTAAGTTTTTTGTCACTCATCTGGCAGAAGCAGTTCGAAATTTGACTTCATCTGCAATGGACGAGTTGCGCACCTTTAGTGAGGCAATGAAAGCTCTTCTCAGTACAACATCTTCTGATGGTGCTGCAATTTTAAGAGTTTTGCAAGCCTTGAGTTCCCTTGTTACCTCATTGGCTGAAAAAGAGAATGATGGAATAACTCCTGCCCTTTCTGAAGTTTGGGGAATCAATTCAGCCTTAGAGCCCTTGTGGCATGAGCTGAGCAGTTGTATAAGCAAGATAGAGGCCTACTCTGAGTCAGTATCCGAGTCTATTACCCCATCTAGAGCATCTGTGTCCAAACCATCCAGTGTCATGCCTCCACTTCCAGCTGGTTCTCAAAATATTTTACCATACATAGagtcattttttgttttttgtgagAAGCTACATCCTGCTCAATCAAATGCTAGTATTGTTACAAGTGTTCCTGTAATATCTGATGTGGAAGATGCCAGCACATCTGGTAATCGGCAGAAAACATCTGGACCTGCTACAAAACTAGATGAGAAACATGCTGCTTTTGCCAAGTTTTCAGAAAAGCATAGGAAATTATTGAATGCTTTTATCAGGCAAAATCCTGGCTTGCTGGAGAAATCTTTTTCTCTTATGCTGAAGACTCCAAGatttattgattttgataaCAAGAGATCCCACTTCCGATCAAAAATTAAACATCAACATGACCATCACCACAGCCCATTAAGAATATCAGTGAGAAGGGCATATGTTCTCGAGGATTCATATAACCAGCTTCGCATGAGATCAACTCAAGATTTGAAGGGAAGGTTGACTGTTCATTTCCAAGGTGAAGAAGGTATCGATGCAGGTGGGCTTACACGGGAATGGTATCAATTGTTGTCCAGAGTTATTTTTGACAGAGGAGCACTGCTCTTTACTACAGTAGGCAATGAATCAACATTTCAGCCAAACCCTAACTCTGTTTACCAAACAGAACATCTAtcttatttcaaatttgttGGTAGAGTG GTTGGAAAAGCTTTATTTGATGGTCAGCTCTTGGATGTCCATTTTACTCGGTCATTCTATAAGCACATCCTAGGGGTCAAAGTTACATACCATGATATTGAAGCTATTGACCCTGCCTATTTCAGAAATTTGAAATGGATGCTTGAG AATGATATCAGTGATGTTCTGGATCTTACTTTTAGCATTGATGCAGATGAGGAAAAGTTGATTTTGTATGAGCGAACAGAG GTAACTGATTATGAGCTGATTCCTGGTGGACGGAATATAAAAGTTACAGAGGAGAATAAGCACCAATATGTTGATTTGGTTGTTGAGCATCGATTGACTACTGCTATTCGTCCTCAAATAAATGCTTTCTTGGAAGGGTTCAATGAATTGATTCCCAGGGAGTTGATATCTATATTCAATGACAAAGAGCTGGAATTATTGATCAATGGACTTCCTGATATTGATT TGGATGACTTGAGAGCAAATACAGAATATTCTGGGTACAGTGGCGCATCACCAGTTATACAATGGTTTTGGGAAGTTGTTCAAAGTTTCAGCAAAGAAGACAAAGCTAGATTGCTGCAGTTTGTGACAGGCACATCCAAG GTGCCTTTAGAGGGTTTTAGCGCTCTTCAAGGAATTTCAGGTTCCCAGAGGTTCCAGATACATAAGGCATATGGCAGCTCTGATCACTTGCCTTCTGCACATACTTG TTTCAATCAATTAGATTTGCCAGAATATCCTTCTAAACAACATTTGGAAAAGAGGTTACTGCTTGCCATTCATGAAGCAAATGAGGGATTCGGATTTGGTTGA